Proteins from one Gibbsiella quercinecans genomic window:
- a CDS encoding MFS transporter, protein MTSTSITQTGLAQQEASDVLPLREKIGYGLGDAGGTVITCLIMNFLTFFYTDVFGLTPALVGTLFMALRVFDAISDPIMGIIADRTQSRWGRFRPWQLWIAVPISIIGVLTFTVPDVSMNMKIVWAFGTYLLLSVSYTAINVPYCALINTMTSHHSEVISCQSWRFVLCGVAGFLVSVGLPWLVSALGKGNAAQGYQWGVGILCTLAMVMFLCCFFWVRERVSLDIMGRFTLREHLAGLRKNDQLLLMLLMSFLLINVFNIRGGGYMYFITYVLHGSTSYTSLFFTMVTFASILGSVIVSPLSKRVDTVKLYYWTNIVLAALAVLMWFLPTGPAWQTLWLAVILGNGIILGFTLPLHFSLMAFADDYGEWKTGVRSSGMNFAFNLFCIKLAWASSAGIISLIFIVVAYKPGAGNQTAASLNGITSMETLLPALFHLLLAFTILACKLNNPLMARIASDLRVRHVQS, encoded by the coding sequence ATGACTTCTACCTCTATAACCCAAACCGGGCTGGCGCAGCAGGAAGCGAGTGATGTACTCCCTCTGCGTGAGAAAATCGGTTACGGGCTGGGTGACGCCGGTGGCACGGTGATCACCTGCCTGATCATGAATTTCCTGACATTTTTCTATACCGATGTTTTTGGTCTGACACCCGCGCTGGTCGGGACACTGTTTATGGCGTTGCGTGTATTTGATGCGATATCCGACCCGATTATGGGAATCATTGCCGACCGTACTCAAAGCCGTTGGGGACGTTTTCGTCCGTGGCAGTTATGGATTGCGGTGCCGATTAGCATTATCGGCGTGCTGACCTTTACTGTTCCTGACGTCAGTATGAACATGAAGATTGTCTGGGCGTTTGGCACCTATCTATTACTTTCTGTCAGCTATACCGCGATTAACGTGCCTTACTGCGCGCTGATCAACACTATGACCAGCCACCATAGTGAAGTGATTTCCTGTCAGTCATGGCGTTTTGTCTTGTGTGGTGTGGCGGGCTTTCTGGTGTCAGTTGGTCTGCCGTGGCTGGTATCGGCCCTGGGTAAGGGTAATGCAGCCCAAGGCTATCAATGGGGCGTGGGGATCCTCTGTACTTTGGCGATGGTGATGTTTCTGTGTTGCTTTTTCTGGGTGCGGGAGCGTGTATCACTCGACATCATGGGGAGATTTACCCTGCGCGAACACCTGGCAGGATTACGTAAAAATGACCAGTTGCTGCTGATGTTGCTGATGTCGTTCCTGCTGATCAATGTCTTCAACATTCGGGGTGGAGGCTACATGTACTTCATCACCTACGTACTACATGGCAGTACCTCTTACACCTCGCTATTTTTTACGATGGTGACTTTTGCCTCGATTCTTGGCTCAGTGATTGTCAGCCCGTTGTCAAAACGCGTGGATACCGTCAAGTTGTACTACTGGACCAATATCGTGCTGGCTGCGCTGGCAGTATTAATGTGGTTCCTGCCCACCGGGCCGGCGTGGCAAACCCTCTGGCTGGCGGTGATCCTTGGCAACGGTATTATCCTTGGCTTCACCTTGCCGCTGCATTTTTCGCTGATGGCCTTTGCCGATGATTACGGTGAGTGGAAAACCGGGGTGCGCTCCTCGGGCATGAACTTCGCTTTCAACCTGTTCTGCATCAAACTCGCTTGGGCTTCCAGTGCCGGAATTATCAGCCTGATATTTATCGTCGTTGCTTATAAGCCCGGTGCGGGCAACCAGACGGCGGCGTCACTGAATGGCATCACCAGCATGGAAACGCTGTTGCCTGCCCTGTTTCACTTGCTGTTGGCGTTCACCATACTCGCCTGCAAACTCAATAATCCACTGATGGCGCGGATTGCCAGCGATCTGCGTGTTCGTCATGTTCAGTCTTAA
- a CDS encoding helix-turn-helix domain-containing protein: MLELSIAFPIQVQNGGLFISRGVGSHPARTLTSWEIIFVERGQLQIREDDRLFRVQAGECLLLRPGHRHVGEGAFPADLKFYWLHFDWLQGVAETGLHPALLSIPQYKRVSDPQYVISLFRQFLSEQENIHRSIALECILLLILQQIVAPGPQESTNAYPGLALAWRAHKIIRTQFHLPLSTSSLAKELHCNADYLGRVYRRTFRLTLTEALHRQRVLAAEKLLINNSLSLTEVSLQCGFNDISYFRQIFRKHTGLTPAVWKRRYCREHVNS; the protein is encoded by the coding sequence ATGCTCGAATTATCCATAGCATTTCCGATCCAGGTACAAAATGGTGGGTTGTTCATTTCACGCGGGGTAGGGAGCCATCCCGCGCGCACACTCACCTCGTGGGAAATCATTTTTGTTGAGCGTGGACAACTGCAAATCCGCGAAGATGATCGCCTGTTCAGGGTACAGGCGGGAGAGTGTTTGCTGCTGAGGCCCGGTCACCGCCATGTGGGGGAAGGGGCATTTCCTGCCGATCTCAAATTCTATTGGCTGCACTTTGACTGGTTGCAAGGCGTGGCAGAAACGGGGTTACATCCGGCGCTGTTGAGTATTCCCCAGTACAAGCGAGTGAGTGATCCACAATATGTTATTTCACTGTTTCGCCAGTTTCTCAGCGAGCAGGAAAATATTCACCGCAGCATAGCACTGGAGTGCATTTTGTTGCTGATTCTGCAGCAGATTGTCGCCCCTGGCCCACAGGAAAGCACCAACGCATACCCCGGACTGGCGCTGGCGTGGAGAGCACATAAGATCATTCGCACGCAATTCCATCTCCCTCTATCCACTTCGTCGCTGGCAAAAGAGCTGCATTGCAACGCGGATTATCTCGGGCGTGTCTATCGCCGAACCTTTCGCCTCACACTGACGGAAGCCCTCCACCGCCAGCGCGTACTGGCGGCAGAGAAGCTGCTGATCAACAATTCGCTGTCTTTGACTGAAGTGAGTCTCCAGTGTGGATTCAACGACATCAGCTACTTTCGGCAAATCTTCCGTAAACATACCGGGCTGACGCCCGCAGTCTGGAAACGCCGCTACTGCAGAGAGCATGTTAATTCGTAA
- a CDS encoding ABC transporter substrate-binding protein encodes MKKLNKLSLAVLTGSLLLGALPSWADMLTDIQGRGVLNCGVYSDVPPFSSPDPKTRQLAGMDVDLCNALAKQMGLKLNLMPVSVEARIAVLTTGRVDVLIANLAYTKTRAAQIQFSDPYYVAKEVLVVKSANADKTRADFKGKRISSTKGSTSEQSIRLADAKPVTFQDTASAYLALQQNKSVGFVTNNMTAAKLVMQAQKDGVNLAIIKEPMALEPIAIGLKQGEPALLAKVNSSLKAMDDAGEIDQIWNHWIGPNTDYKMVREEKVQPLSSLKFVPLE; translated from the coding sequence ATGAAAAAACTGAATAAATTGAGTTTAGCCGTGCTGACCGGCTCGTTACTGCTGGGCGCGCTCCCATCCTGGGCGGATATGTTGACGGATATTCAAGGCCGCGGGGTGCTCAACTGCGGAGTTTACTCCGACGTACCGCCCTTTTCGTCACCCGATCCTAAAACCCGCCAGTTGGCCGGTATGGACGTGGATCTGTGCAATGCCCTGGCAAAACAGATGGGCCTGAAGCTCAACCTGATGCCGGTTTCCGTTGAAGCGCGCATTGCCGTGCTCACCACCGGCCGGGTAGACGTGCTGATCGCTAACCTGGCGTATACCAAAACCCGCGCGGCGCAAATTCAGTTCAGCGATCCCTACTACGTTGCGAAGGAAGTCCTGGTGGTGAAAAGCGCCAACGCCGACAAAACCCGGGCGGATTTCAAAGGCAAACGCATCAGCTCCACCAAAGGCTCCACCTCGGAACAGTCCATCCGCCTGGCCGATGCCAAGCCGGTGACGTTCCAGGACACCGCATCCGCCTACCTGGCGCTGCAGCAGAATAAATCGGTCGGTTTCGTTACCAACAATATGACCGCCGCCAAACTGGTGATGCAGGCGCAAAAAGACGGCGTCAATCTGGCGATCATCAAAGAACCGATGGCGCTGGAGCCCATTGCGATTGGGCTGAAACAAGGGGAACCGGCGCTGCTGGCGAAGGTAAACAGCAGCCTGAAGGCCATGGATGACGCCGGCGAGATCGACCAGATCTGGAACCACTGGATCGGCCCAAACACCGATTACAAAATGGTGCGCGAAGAGAAGGTCCAGCCGCTCAGCAGCCTGAAGTTTGTGCCGTTGGAATAA
- a CDS encoding amino acid ABC transporter ATP-binding protein produces MIPMIMFNQVNKWYGDYQALTDLSAEIKSGEVVVVCGPSGSGKSTLIRTVNRLEPIEKGQILFDGHDIHGSSTRLNQLRTRIGFVFQSFNLFPHITVLENIMLSPIKVLGLRRAEARKQAMALLERVGLEHKADAYPAQLSGGQQQRVAIARALAMKPPVMLFDEPTSALDPEMVGEVLNVMRDLAQEGMTMMCVTHEMNFAREVADTIWFMDAGKILEQAPPEQFFTRPQHPRAQRFLADLRQH; encoded by the coding sequence ATGATTCCGATGATTATGTTTAACCAGGTCAATAAATGGTACGGCGATTACCAGGCGCTCACCGATCTCAGTGCAGAAATCAAGAGCGGCGAGGTAGTTGTGGTTTGCGGGCCTTCCGGCTCCGGTAAATCCACGCTGATCCGCACCGTTAATCGCCTGGAGCCGATCGAAAAAGGCCAGATCCTGTTCGACGGCCACGATATTCATGGTTCCAGCACCCGCCTGAACCAGTTGCGTACCCGCATCGGGTTTGTGTTCCAAAGCTTCAATTTATTTCCGCACATCACAGTGTTGGAAAACATCATGCTGTCGCCGATAAAAGTGCTGGGGCTGCGCCGTGCAGAGGCACGCAAACAGGCGATGGCGCTGCTGGAGCGCGTCGGCCTGGAGCACAAGGCCGATGCCTACCCCGCCCAGCTCTCCGGCGGCCAACAGCAGCGTGTCGCCATTGCGCGGGCGCTGGCGATGAAACCGCCGGTGATGCTGTTTGATGAGCCCACCAGCGCGCTGGATCCGGAAATGGTGGGCGAAGTGCTGAACGTCATGCGCGATCTGGCGCAGGAAGGCATGACCATGATGTGCGTTACCCACGAAATGAATTTTGCCCGTGAAGTGGCCGATACCATTTGGTTCATGGACGCCGGCAAGATCCTGGAACAGGCGCCGCCGGAGCAATTCTTCACCCGGCCGCAACACCCCCGGGCACAGCGTTTTCTGGCCGATCTGCGCCAGCACTGA